Proteins encoded in a region of the Leptolyngbya sp. FACHB-261 genome:
- a CDS encoding CHAT domain-containing protein, translating to MLKLVRQARSFLRRRGFQPGWLVFSLLVLVGWLTTLSLHAGVAVALSQRLPQQMAVDKPVVSLTSTQPLTFNSSQPQPLPSTLTNLVQQGKALYQAGQFAEAVAMWQRAETTFEAQGDRLNQASVLGWIANALEQLGQWPQANTAVTQALALLRSSPLDNQPDALPILAQTLNTQGRLQLRQGQESEALTTWQQAEATYRRAQDDEGIIGSQMNQARALQALGFYRRAAILLEQVEQTLQNQPDSSLKIAGLRNLGNVLRLVGNLNQARAVLQQGLAVAERLHQAAPVSSVESALDLSRIRLSLGTLTQSQGETDTALGFYRQATAIAPVPASKIQAEVAQLSLLTETGRRAEAQAVWAQIQPQLAELPASRAGIYAEIQLAQALMKFANGGSSGSGSRSQLATPQTAAQLLATAIQQARNLGDRRAESYALGSLGNLYEQTQQWQNAQELTQQSLSLAQAINAPDIAYQWQWQLGRLLKAQTALTPSRAGDSKPNASNDSIPLQKHEAAVAAYAEAVNTLQSLRTDLVATNSEVQFSFRESVEPVYRQFVELLLQDPQGGEPDQQKLRQAREVIESLQLAELDNFFRESCLNARPVLVDQVNPKAAVVYPIILPNRLAVILSLPNQPLTYYEAPLPQAELERVLDQMLRSLAPNSFLEERLPLAQQVYDWLLRPAEAKLASSDVTTLVFVLDGALQNLPMAALHDGQQYLIEKYSVVLTPGLQLLQPQPLKPQQLRGLLAGVSQARQGFSALPNVTAEINEIRAELPAQVLLDQTFTSAALESRVDSAPFPIVHLATHGQFSSNAEETFILTWDGRINVKQLDQLLRSREQAELNPIELLVLSACQTAAGDKRATLGMAGVAVRSGARSTLATLWSVNDRSTSALMVEFYRELGKLSVNKAEALRRAQLTLLKQDEYAHPYYWAPFILLGNWL from the coding sequence ATGCTCAAGCTAGTTCGTCAGGCAAGGTCCTTTTTAAGGCGTCGCGGGTTCCAACCAGGCTGGCTAGTATTCAGCCTTTTGGTTCTAGTGGGCTGGCTCACCACGCTCAGCCTACATGCTGGAGTTGCTGTAGCTCTGTCGCAAAGGCTGCCTCAACAGATGGCTGTGGACAAGCCAGTGGTTAGCCTGACTTCAACGCAACCCCTTACCTTTAATTCTTCGCAGCCCCAGCCTTTGCCGTCTACGCTTACGAACCTGGTTCAACAGGGCAAGGCGCTTTATCAGGCAGGACAATTCGCAGAGGCAGTTGCTATGTGGCAACGAGCTGAAACTACCTTTGAAGCTCAAGGTGACCGGCTCAACCAAGCCTCGGTCTTGGGCTGGATCGCAAACGCTTTAGAACAGCTAGGGCAGTGGCCGCAAGCCAATACAGCAGTGACGCAGGCTCTGGCTCTCCTGCGCTCCTCACCCTTAGATAACCAGCCAGATGCGCTGCCAATTCTCGCCCAGACCCTCAACACGCAAGGGCGATTGCAATTGCGGCAGGGGCAAGAGTCAGAGGCCCTCACAACCTGGCAACAGGCTGAAGCAACTTACCGACGCGCCCAGGATGACGAGGGGATCATCGGCAGTCAAATGAATCAGGCTAGAGCACTGCAAGCCTTAGGGTTTTACAGACGAGCAGCGATCCTGCTAGAGCAGGTGGAACAGACTCTGCAAAATCAGCCTGACTCTTCTCTGAAGATCGCGGGTCTGCGCAACCTCGGCAATGTTCTGCGTCTGGTAGGCAATTTGAACCAAGCTCGGGCTGTTTTGCAGCAAGGCTTGGCTGTGGCCGAACGATTGCATCAGGCAGCGCCAGTTTCCTCAGTTGAGTCCGCCTTGGACCTGAGCAGAATCCGGCTGAGTTTAGGCACACTTACCCAAAGCCAAGGCGAGACCGACACAGCCCTTGGCTTTTACCGTCAGGCCACAGCGATTGCCCCTGTACCTGCCTCCAAGATCCAAGCCGAAGTTGCCCAGCTGAGTCTGCTCACTGAAACAGGGCGACGGGCAGAAGCTCAAGCGGTCTGGGCGCAAATCCAGCCCCAGCTTGCTGAACTCCCTGCCAGTCGTGCTGGAATCTATGCCGAAATTCAGCTCGCTCAGGCACTGATGAAATTTGCCAATGGAGGGAGTTCTGGCAGTGGCAGTAGGTCACAGCTTGCTACACCTCAGACCGCAGCTCAACTGCTAGCAACTGCAATTCAGCAAGCTAGAAACCTGGGTGATCGTCGGGCAGAATCTTATGCCTTGGGCAGCCTGGGCAATCTGTACGAACAGACTCAGCAATGGCAGAATGCCCAAGAACTCACGCAGCAGTCGCTCAGCTTAGCGCAGGCGATTAACGCACCAGACATTGCCTATCAGTGGCAGTGGCAGCTCGGACGGCTGTTGAAAGCGCAAACCGCGCTCACGCCTTCTAGAGCAGGAGACTCTAAACCAAACGCAAGCAATGACTCGATCCCACTGCAAAAACATGAGGCAGCAGTCGCCGCCTATGCAGAGGCAGTAAATACCCTGCAATCACTGCGCACTGATCTAGTCGCGACGAACTCAGAGGTGCAATTCTCTTTTAGAGAGAGTGTAGAGCCCGTTTACCGGCAATTCGTTGAACTGCTTCTTCAAGACCCACAGGGAGGTGAACCTGATCAGCAAAAACTCAGGCAGGCCCGCGAGGTTATTGAATCGCTTCAATTAGCAGAGCTAGACAACTTCTTTCGGGAGTCTTGTTTAAATGCTCGGCCTGTCTTAGTTGACCAGGTTAACCCCAAAGCAGCAGTCGTTTACCCAATCATTTTGCCGAATCGGTTGGCGGTGATCCTGTCTCTGCCGAATCAACCCCTGACCTACTATGAAGCCCCTCTGCCTCAAGCGGAACTTGAGCGGGTTCTCGACCAAATGTTACGCTCCCTTGCACCTAATTCCTTCTTGGAAGAACGGTTGCCCCTTGCGCAGCAGGTGTATGACTGGCTGCTGCGACCTGCTGAGGCCAAACTAGCCAGCAGTGATGTTACTACGCTGGTATTTGTCTTGGATGGGGCTCTGCAAAATCTGCCGATGGCAGCACTCCACGACGGTCAGCAATATCTGATCGAGAAGTACAGCGTAGTTCTGACGCCAGGGCTACAACTGCTCCAACCCCAACCGCTCAAACCTCAGCAATTGAGAGGTTTATTGGCAGGAGTGAGTCAAGCGCGGCAGGGCTTTTCTGCCCTACCCAATGTCACTGCCGAAATCAATGAAATTAGAGCTGAGCTACCTGCGCAAGTCCTGTTAGATCAGACATTTACCAGCGCAGCTCTGGAAAGTCGGGTGGATTCAGCGCCATTTCCCATTGTTCATTTAGCAACCCACGGTCAGTTTAGTTCCAACGCGGAGGAGACGTTCATCCTGACTTGGGACGGTCGAATTAATGTTAAACAACTGGATCAGTTACTGCGATCTAGAGAACAAGCTGAACTCAATCCAATTGAATTGCTAGTTCTCAGCGCTTGTCAAACTGCTGCTGGTGATAAACGGGCCACACTCGGTATGGCGGGTGTGGCAGTACGCTCTGGAGCCCGCAGTACCCTGGCAACCTTGTGGTCAGTCAATGACCGCTCTACTTCTGCCTTAATGGTCGAGTTTTACCGAGAGCTAGGCAAGCTGAGCGTGAATAAAGCTGAGGCTTTGCGTCGCGCCCAACTGACCCTACTGAAGCAGGATGAATATGCGCATCCCTATTACTGGGCACCGTTCATTCTTCTGGGCAATTGGCTGTGA